The genomic segment CAGATGCCTTGCAGAAGATCAGCAAAGCCTATTGCTCGTTCAGCACGACGAGGGCCTCGACGTTCTCCTTCGCGCTCAACTCCTGCATGTACCTCATGGCGTCTTCGCGGTTCTCGAAGCCGCCGATCCGGACGCGGTACCAGCGGCCGCGGTCGGGGATGTCCGCTATCATTATGAACGCGGGGTAGCCCTTGCCCTTCCACTTCTCGGCGATCTTCGTCCCCTCGGCCAGATCGGGATACGAACCGATCTGGACCGAGTAGCGCGCGTTCTGCCCCGACTTGACCCTGATGACGCTCGAGTCCGACGCGGCCGCGGTATCGGCCGCGGATGAACCCGGCCGCGCCGCCGGCGCCTCCTGCTGGGCGAGCGGGGGCGACTCCGCGGCCGGGGGCCTCTGCTCCACGCTCGGTGCCACAGGCTCGGGGGCCAAAGGCGGGGGTTCTCTCCGCTCCACCGCGACCACGTCCGGCATCCCGGCCCTGGGGCCCTGGGCCTGGTCGATCATCTCCTTTATGCGGTCCTTGAGCTCCGGGGTGTCCGCCTTGGCCATCAACTCGCCGGCCATCTTAGCCACCTCGGGGTCCTGGGTGGTCATGACCCTGGACTCCGCCTTGCCGCCTGCAGCGTGGTTCGCGCTCTCTAGGGCCACGGCCGGCGG from the Pseudomonadota bacterium genome contains:
- a CDS encoding SPOR domain-containing protein gives rise to the protein MSSYMPNRSRHDEAESFFCRFTFGQFFALLVLEVFTLFFVFYLGARYGRGLLGLDRPPAVALESANHAAGGKAESRVMTTQDPEVAKMAGELMAKADTPELKDRIKEMIDQAQGPRAGMPDVVAVERREPPPLAPEPVAPSVEQRPPAAESPPLAQQEAPAARPGSSAADTAAASDSSVIRVKSGQNARYSVQIGSYPDLAEGTKIAEKWKGKGYPAFIMIADIPDRGRWYRVRIGGFENREDAMRYMQELSAKENVEALVVLNEQ